From the genome of Candidatus Thermoplasmatota archaeon, one region includes:
- a CDS encoding 4Fe-4S binding protein gives MVRVDPGTCMDCGACLGSCHVSALSLLRGVVSVDARCDECNVCVRICPVGAITTAPAANGR, from the coding sequence GTGGTGCGCGTCGATCCTGGAACCTGCATGGACTGCGGCGCGTGCCTGGGCTCCTGCCACGTGAGCGCGTTGAGCCTCCTGCGCGGCGTCGTGTCCGTGGACGCGCGGTGCGACGAGTGCAACGTGTGCGTCCGGATCTGTCCCGTGGGGGCCATCACGACGGCCCCGGCCGCCAACGGGCGGTGA